The following nucleotide sequence is from Candidatus Zixiibacteriota bacterium.
GTTATAAGCGCTTCATAGTCGACCTCATCGTTTTCTGATTTAGCCGCTTCCATCTCGCTAAGACTTTTCATAGCTGGCGCGCCAATTATGAAAAATAGAATCATTATGATAGGATAAAACATCTGTGTAACTATGTCAAAATTAGTAAATAAAACAAAACTTACATTAGCAATAACAAATATAAAAATAACCAATGTTATGATTCTGTATAACAAAGAAATCCGAGGGAGGATTATTGCCGAAAGAATACCTACGGCAAAAATAATTATTAGATTAATAAGATGTGAATCATGAAAATCTTGAAGGAAGTGATTATGGATAATATTTTCGACTGTGTTAGCGGTTATTTCAACAACATGCATCGCCTGATAAACCGGCGTTGAGTAAATATCAACGGAACCGGCAGCAGTATAGGCAACTATTACGATTTTGCCGGAGAATTCCCGTTTGCCGATAGTATCAGTATAAATATCCTGCGCTGATACTGTTTTGAAAACACCGGTTTTGCCGTTAAAATTAATATTCATTCTGCTTTCATTATCAATTGGTATAATTCGCGGTCCCAAAGTAATCGTTTTGCCAACATCAACTTTTATTTTATCGCGATAAACTCCGAAATACTCCTGAGCAATAACAAACGAGGCAGAGGGCAGATATTCACCGGCATAGGTAATTATCATCGGGCTTGATCTAACATGTCGATCCGGGTCGAAGCTTACTCCGGCAAAACCAAGATATGAGGCTGCCTTCGCCAGAGAACTGGTGGGAAGATATATATTATTGGCTTTTGGCGATGGGAACTCCTCGAATTTTGAAACATTGTCAAAGTTAACAAAAGCATTGCTTCTAATATATTCGGGAAGAGTAAAACCCTCGGCGGAATAATTTCCCGCTGAATATCTAAATGGCAAAATGACATTGCCTGCCAGTTTAATCTGTTTTGCTAAACTATCCGTATATCCCAGAGAATCTTCATATGGATTATCGGGAAAAGGAAGATCTAAGTATACAACCCGGGGTTTCTGAAGAGAGATTTTTTCAACTAGTTTAGCTATCTGATTGCGATCCCATGGCCATTTACCAATAAAGCGAAGCGATACATCATCAATGGCGACAATCTGAACATCATCCGGAATATCACTTTTCCCTTTTAGTCGAAAGAATTCATCATAAACAACCATCTCCCATTTGCTAAGGATATCTGGTTGATCAAGATAAATAGTAACTACAAAAACAGTGATAAGAAGATATAAAATAAAACCGGAGAATTTTCTTAACATAAAATTACCTGTTAGAATGCCGATTGAATTCTAAATTAATTATTCCTTTTTAATTGATAAATCGGCATAGTTTGGTCAATCTTTATACAATGCTTACAACCTTTTACAATATTGATGATACTTTATGGAACAGACGATATTACCTTGTTTTGATGGATACATTATTAATTTAATTGATTTTCAAAATCAATTGATGATTTATTCGGCTTCCACTTAAAAAGTTAAAAAGCATCCCTATAATTAATAGACAAAACTTTCCAAGCCTGCGCTGGAGCTGAAAAATATCATATTCTGCCTTATTATTCGAAAAAACTCCTGCAAATAATTAGTTTTACATTCTCGAATAATTTACTATCTTTATTTATAAAAATAGAATTAAAAAGTGTTTGATTTTACTGAACAAATGTTTTATATTCTTACAAGATTTGAATAATATTATTTTATAAAAGGAGATAAATATGGTGGAAAACGACTCGCAAAAACAGAAATCGATTGAAAGCGCGCTGACACAAATAATAAGACAGTTTGGCAAAGGATCAATTATGCGTCTTGGGGATAGCTCAGCCTTCTCGAAAATCCCAGCCATCTCCACCGGCTCAATAGGTCTTGACATTGCGCTGGGTGTTGGAGGTCTGCCGCGAGGTAGAGTCATTGAGATATTTGGTCCGGAATCATCCGGTAAAACAACCTTAGCTCTTCATGCAATAGCTGAAGCGCAGAAAAAAGGCGGAGTTGTCGCTTTTATTGATGCCGAGCATGCTTTAGATGCCGTTTATGCCAAGGCTCTCGGAGTGGATATCGACAACTTGCTTATATCTCAACCGGATACAGGCGAGCAAGCCTTAGAGATTACCGAGACTCTTGTTCGTTCCAGCGCCATAGATATGATAGTAATTGACTCGGTGGCGGCACTGGTGCCCAGAGCCGAGATTGAGGGCGATATGGGGGATGCCCAGATGGGTTTGCAGGCGCGGCTGATGTCGCAGGCTATGAGAAAATTGACAGGCACTATATCAAAATCTAAAACATGCGTGATATTTATCAACCAGATAAGGATGAAAATCGGGGTGATGTTTGGCAATCCCGAAACGACAACCGGCGGCAATGCCCTTAAATTTTACTCATCGGTAAGGCTCGATATCAGGAAAATCGCCACCATCAAAGATGGCCAGGATATAATCGGCTCGCGAA
It contains:
- a CDS encoding CHASE2 domain-containing protein, whose amino-acid sequence is MLRKFSGFILYLLITVFVVTIYLDQPDILSKWEMVVYDEFFRLKGKSDIPDDVQIVAIDDVSLRFIGKWPWDRNQIAKLVEKISLQKPRVVYLDLPFPDNPYEDSLGYTDSLAKQIKLAGNVILPFRYSAGNYSAEGFTLPEYIRSNAFVNFDNVSKFEEFPSPKANNIYLPTSSLAKAASYLGFAGVSFDPDRHVRSSPMIITYAGEYLPSASFVIAQEYFGVYRDKIKVDVGKTITLGPRIIPIDNESRMNINFNGKTGVFKTVSAQDIYTDTIGKREFSGKIVIVAYTAAGSVDIYSTPVYQAMHVVEITANTVENIIHNHFLQDFHDSHLINLIIIFAVGILSAIILPRISLLYRIITLVIFIFVIANVSFVLFTNFDIVTQMFYPIIMILFFIIGAPAMKSLSEMEAAKSENDEVDYEALITGTPIAGIAAGALKTASNAAHPTNQRQSTRQQSGSVQMTQPVNQSAIQTMPIAASSPGLPSGTNTFGRYEVIEPIGQGAMGTVYKGLDPAIDRPVALKTIRLDNIIDSNEMNELKERLSREAKAAGSLSHPNIVTIYDVGEEQSLQYIAMEFLDGKTLEALLASGYQWDYKTLCKIMIQISEALDFAHERGIIHRDIKPANIMLLNDDRIKVMDFGIARLAQSNITQSGVALGTPNYISPEQLKGQSIDRRSDIFSLGVVLYEMLTNQKPFKGNTISALIYSILHTTPPPPSEINIDVPRIFDKITAKALAKDPDLRFQTAREMANILRKLI
- the recA gene encoding recombinase RecA, with amino-acid sequence MVENDSQKQKSIESALTQIIRQFGKGSIMRLGDSSAFSKIPAISTGSIGLDIALGVGGLPRGRVIEIFGPESSGKTTLALHAIAEAQKKGGVVAFIDAEHALDAVYAKALGVDIDNLLISQPDTGEQALEITETLVRSSAIDMIVIDSVAALVPRAEIEGDMGDAQMGLQARLMSQAMRKLTGTISKSKTCVIFINQIRMKIGVMFGNPETTTGGNALKFYSSVRLDIRKIATIKDGQDIIGSRTRVRVVKNKVSPPFKEAEFDIIYGRGISRLGELIDIGVKTDVVEKAGTWFSYKDDRLGQGRENSKNYLRENPELMKTIEKNIRAKLGLNGEEEKAKQPEENKSKVKK